A window from Drosophila nasuta strain 15112-1781.00 chromosome 3, ASM2355853v1, whole genome shotgun sequence encodes these proteins:
- the LOC132792879 gene encoding protein crossbronx-like, whose product MCLETTSTNSKTLALITQGYKVIAEYQLIEQMQLKGIYAIPSYSSAVLWFGVIFIHSGLYADGIFRFSILLPDLFPDAVSLPTVIFEKGVFHPHICTISHSLDLTPLFQYWNKKEHHIWHILKYIQLIFADPEGSVCMGLSSNGEPILLSDVNNMEAMRLLSHSRVDYSLRVKACIASSLEHMFDTPPIKDPHYIIFKRYQPEMHRAVMARLKSNSWYSLAAPSSQPSECVARIESEQQLRREEAAQRAGLLGNSQN is encoded by the coding sequence ATGTGTCTGGAGACCACATCAACCAACAGCAAGACGCTGGCTCTGATCACCCAAGGTTATAAGGTGATAGCCGAGTATCAACTGATCGAGCAGATGCAGTTGAAGGGCATTTATGCTATACCCAGCTATTCCAGTGCCGTGCTTTGGTTCGGTGTGATCTTTATACACAGCGGTTTATATGCGGATGGCATCTTTCGTTTCTCCATATTGCTGCCGGATCTCTTCCCGGATGCAGTCAGTCTGCCCACAGTCATTTTTGAGAAGGGCGTCTTTCATCCGCATATCTGTACGATCTCACATAGTCTTGATTTGACGCCTCTCTTTCAATATTGGAACAAGAAGGAGCATCACATTTGGCATATTCTTAAGTACATTCAACTTATATTTGCCGATCCGGAAGGCAGTGTCTGCATGGGACTATCATCGAATGGAGAACCCATTCTTCTAAGCGACGTCAACAATATGGAGGCAATGCGTCTACTATCCCACAGCCGAGTAGACTATTCTCTCCGTGTAAAAGCCTGCATCGCTTCGAGCTTGGAGCATATGTTCGATACTCCACCCATTAAGGATCCCCACTATATCATCTTCAAGCGCTATCAACCCGAAATGCATCGGGCAGTGATGGCACGCCTCAAGAGCAATAGTTGGTATTCCTTAGCAGCTCCGTCGTCACAGCCTTCCGAGTGTGTGGCACGTATCGAGTCGGAGCAGCAGTTGCGCCGGGAGGAGGCAGCTCAACGGGCAGGTCTTCTTGGCAATAgtcaaaattaa